A single window of Oxyura jamaicensis isolate SHBP4307 breed ruddy duck chromosome 3, BPBGC_Ojam_1.0, whole genome shotgun sequence DNA harbors:
- the ASRGL1 gene encoding isoaspartyl peptidase/L-asparaginase gives MKPVIVVHGGAGRIFKEREQGCRTGVVRAALQGYSVLKQGGSALDAVEEAVRSMEDDPHFNAGCGSVLNEKGEVEMDAIIMDGKNLASGAVSAVKCIANPIKLARLVMEKTKHMLLTDHGAQLFAQAMGVPETPGEKLITQRSFERWKKNLEPDSNPEEFQKDLGTVGAVAIDSEGNVACATSTGGLSNKLIGRVGDTACIGSGGYADNCSGATSTTGHGESIMKVVLARLILYHMEQGMSPEMAADTALDYMKTRVGGLGGVIVVSNSGEWAARFSTKQMSWATVKDDELHYGIYAGERHTKSVDEALASGSEGF, from the exons ATGAAGCCTGTCATCGTGGTCCATGGTGGAGCTGGACGGATCTTCAAAGAACGAGAACAGGGATGTCGTACTGGTGTTGTCAGAGCTGCACTGCAAGGCTACAGTGTCCTGAAACAAGGAGGCAGCGCCTTAGATGCAGTTGAGGAGGCAGTGAGATCGATGGAAGATGATCCTCATTTTAATGCAG gCTGTGGTTCTGTTCTAAATGAAAAAGGTGAAGTAGAAATGGATGCCATTATCATGGATGGAAAAAATCTAGCCTCTGGAGCAGTATCTGCAGTTAAATGTATAGCAAACCCAATAAAACTAGCTCGGCTTGTCATGGAAAAG ACAAAGCACATGCTGCTGACTGACCATGGtgcacagctgtttgctcaagCCATGGGTGTTCCTGAGACTCCAGGGGAGAAACTCATAACTCAGAGATCTTTTGAGAGATGGAAGAAGAACCTTGAGCCAGACTCCAACCCTGAAGAGTTTCAGAA AGACCTTGGAACAGTCGGCGCTGTTGCTATAGACAGTGAAGGAAATGTAGCTTGTGCAACATCCACTGGAGGACTCTCTAATAAATTGATTGGCCGTGTTGGTGACACAGCGTGCATAG GAAGTGGAGGTTATGCTGATAACTGTTCTGGTGCCACTTCAACCACAGGACATGGAGAGAGCATTATGAAAGTGGTCTTGGCCCGACTGATCCTCTATCACATGGAACAAG gGATGTCACCAGAGATGGCTGCTGACACTGCATTAGACTACATGAAGACTCGAGTTGGGGGCCTGGGAGGTGTTATTGTTGTTAGCAATTCAGGAGAGTGGGCAGCAAGGTTCTCCACCAAGCAGATGTCCTGGGCTACTGTAAAGGATGACGAGCTACATTATGGGATTTATGCTGGGGAGAGGCATACAAAATCTGTTGATGAAGCACTTGCATCTGGAAGTGAGGGATTCTGA